From a single Brassica oleracea var. oleracea cultivar TO1000 chromosome C5, BOL, whole genome shotgun sequence genomic region:
- the LOC106295052 gene encoding rho GTPase-activating protein gacO gives MVDDDGGDGSFKRPGAVPFNWEIRPGIPKTATKDDVPTLLQPPKKLHPLRLQQLSPPSSPRPRAVSPFAPPPPYVKPKPPSASGPPSPYWRSSSARGKLESGSPLRRWRLLKSLIGLKKSSKSRDVKKNGDQDSMSSQSDEFYESGTTFSQSEGSSRGSVGTSWSSPQSSLSSSSSSLKRNESDLSSSEKKVMLMMARAHLG, from the coding sequence ATGGTTGATGATGATGGTGGTGACGGCTCTTTCAAGAGACCCGGAGCTGTGCCGTTTAACTGGGAGATCCGACCCGGTATCCCCAAGACAGCGACAAAAGATGATGTTCCCACTCTCCTTCAACCTCCCAAGAAACTTCATCCTCTCCGATTACAACAACTCTCACCTCCGTCTTCTCCCAGACCACGCGCTGTCTCTCCCTTCGCTCCCCCTCCTCCGTATGTCAAGCCCAAACCACCGTCTGCTTCGGGACCTCCGTCTCCCTATTGGCGAAGTTCATCAGCTCGAGGTAAACTCGAATCCGGTTCTCCTTTGCGGCGGTGGCGTCTTCTCAAGTCATTGATCGGGCTGAAGAAGAGTAGTAAGAGCCGCGACGTGAAGAAGAACGGTGATCAGGATTCGATGTCATCACAATCTGACGAGTTCTACGAGTCGGGGACGACCTTTTCGCAGTCGGAAGGTTCAAGCAGGGGTTCGGTGGGCACGAGCTGGAGCTCGCCGCAGTCGTCATTGTCTTCTTCGTCTTCTTCTCTGAAACGTAACGAGTCAGATCTAAGCTCGTCTGAGAAAAAAGTCATGTTAATGATGGCTCGTGCGCACCTCGGTTAG
- the LOC106295050 gene encoding SWI/SNF complex subunit SWI3C, protein MPASEDRRGKWKRRKRGGRRPKQEEEDMEEEHEDNNNEEMEDADNADELHQNGGATPDPGPGVNEVVEDSGTRISDFPSVVRRVVIRPHASVTAVVAAERAGLIGESRGQGSLPSLENISYGQLQALSTVPADSVSLDTERSDGASSAYVISPPLIMEGEGVVKRFGDKVHVLPMHSAWFAPNTVDRLERQVVPQFFSGKSPHHTPESYMHFRNAIVSKYTDNPEKTLTISDCQGLVDGVDDEDFARVFRFLDHWGIINYCATSQCHPEPSRDISDVREDSNGEVHVPSAALTSIESLIKFDKPSCGHKSDSSVSCSDVDLPDLDIRIREHLCDNHCNHCSRPLPTVYFQSQKKEDVLLCSDCFHHARFVAGHSCIDFVRVDTTKQYGDQDGENWSDQETLLLLEAVELYNENWVQIADHVGSKSKAQCILHFLRLPVEDGLLDNVELPGVAYPANPTNGYDHKGTDSNGALPGSSEQESETEINLPFVKSPNPVMALVAFLASAVGPRVASSCAHESLMVLSADDRFKSEGKDPSLIDETTCQNGAEAPTPLPQDKVMAAFRAGLSAAATKAKLFADHEEREIQRLSANIVNHQLKRMELKLKQFAEIETLLMKECEQVEKTRQRFAAERARMVSARFGSPGQTSNTNNLQGMSLSTGGGNNINTLLQQQQGSASSSQPSIIPGFSNNPQLHAQMQFMARQQQQQQAFSFGPRLPLNAIQTNAGSTPSLFGNNQLNNNPAGSASINQPPFSHPMVRSSTGSGSGSGLGLN, encoded by the exons ATGCCAGCTTCTGAAG ATAGAAGAGGGAAATGGAAACGGCGGAAGCGAGGTGGGAGGAGACCGAAGCAAGAGGAGGAAGACATGGAGGAAGAACACGAGGACAACAACAACGAAGAGATGGAGGATGCTGATAATGCCGATGAGCTTCACCAAAACGGCGGCGCAACGCCCGATCCGGGACCCGGTGTTAACGAGGTAGTCGAAGATTCCGGTACTCGCATCTCTGATTTCCCCTCAGTGGTCAGGCGCGTGGTGATCCGGCCACACGCCTCTGTAACGGCTGTTGTGGCGGCTGAGAGAGCTGGGTTGATTGGGGAGAGTAGAGGGCAAGGCTCGCTTCCATCTCTGGAGAACATTTCGTATGGGCAGTTGCAGGCATTGTCTACTGTGCCAGCTGATTCTGTGTCGCTTGATACTGAGAGGAGTGATGGAGCGTCTTCGGCTTATGTTATCTCTCCACCTCTTATTATGGAAGGAGAAGGAGTTGTTAAACGGTTTGGGGATAAGGTTCATGTCTTGCCTATGCATTCAG CTTGGTTTGCACCAAACACAGTGGATCGGCTTGAGAGGCAAGTGGTGCCACAGTTCTTCTCCGGAAAATCTCCACATCATACACCAGAAAGTTATATGCACTTCAGGAACGCTATTGTCTCAAAATACACGGATAACCCTGAAAAGACACTGACGATATCTGATTGCCAAGGATTGGTAGATGGTGTCGACGATGAAGATTTTGCACGAGTGTTCCGTTTTCTTGATCACTGGGGAATAATCAATTACTGCGCCACTTCCCAGTGTCATCCTGAGCCTTCTAGGGATATTTCAGATGTTAGGGAGGATTCAAACGGTGAAGTCCATGTGCCATCTGCTGCTTTAACATCTATTGAGAGTTTGATCAAATTTGACAAGCCCAGCTGTGGACACAAGTCAGATTCATCCGTGTCATGTTCGGATGTTGACCTCCCTGACTTGGACATAAGAATTCGTGAACACCTATGCGATAACCATTGCAACCATTGTTCTCGACCGCTTCCAACTGTGTACTTCCAATCACAAAAGAAG GAGGATGTGCTTTTATGCTCTGATTGTTTTCACCATGCAAGATTTGTTGCTGGACATTCTTGTATTGACTTTGTAAGGGTGGATACGACCAAACAGTACGGCGATCAAGATGGAGAGAATTGGAGTGATCAGGAAACTCTATTGCTTCTCGAAGCTGTGGAACTCTACAATGAAAACTGGGTTCAGATTGCGGACCATGTTGGTTCCAAGTCAAAAGCTCAATGCATTCTTCATTTTCTTCGATTACCTGTGGAGGATGGTCTTTTGGATAACGTTGAGCTTCCAGGTGTAGCTTACCCGGCAAACCCTACAAATGGATATGACCATAAAGGAACAGATTCAAATGGGGCTTTACCAG GATCTTCTGAGCAAGAATCTGAAACTGAGATCAATCTTCCTTTCGTGAAGTCTCCTAATCCGGTTATGGCATTG GTAGCATTTTTGGCATCAGCAGTTGGACCTAGAGTTGCTTCGTCCTGTGCCCATGAGTCCCTCATGGTTTTATCCGCGGATGATAG GTTCAAATCTGAAGGAAAAGATCCCAGCTTGATTGATG AAACAACATGCCAAAACGGAGCGGAAGCACCGACTCCTCTGCCACAGGACAAGGTTATGGCAGCATTTAGAGCCGGTCTATCAGCTGCAGCAACCAAAGCAAAGTTGTTTGCTGATCATGAGGAACGTGAAATCCAAAGGCTTTCTGCAAATATCGTAAATCATCAG CTGAAGAGGATGGAGCTGAAGCTAAAGCAGTTTGCAGAAATCGAAACGTTGTTGATGAAAGAATGCGAACAAGTGGAGAAAACCCGTCAGAGATTTGCTGCAGAACGAGCACGTATGGTCTCAGCAAGATTTGGATCACCTGGACAGACTAGTAACACTAATAATCTCCAAGGGATGTCTCTATCCACTGGTGGTGGTAACAACATCAATACTCTCCTCCAACAGCAACAAGGTTCAGCTTCCTCTTCTCAACCAAGCATCATCCCAGGATTCAGCAACAACCCACAACTTCATGCGCAGATGCAGTTCATGGCACGCCAGCAACAACAACAGCAAGCATTCTCCTTTGGCCCGAGATTGCCTCTCAATGCTATACAGACCAATGCAGGATCAACGCCTTCACTGTTTGGCAACAACCAACTTAATAATAACCCTGCAGGTTCAGCATCCATCAACCAACCTCCATTTAGTCACCCGATGGTTAGGTCTTCTACTGGTTCTGGATCCGGGTCTGGCTTAGGGTTAAACTAA
- the LOC106343715 gene encoding N-glycosylase/DNA lyase OGG1, translated as MKRPRPPSPPSISAAAKPPLSPPPTPILKQKLQRTGAPKWLPLKLTQTELTLPLTFPTGQTFRWKQTGPVQYSGSIGPHLVSLRQRAGDDDTISYCLHRSASPKAAELALLDFLNAEISLAELWSDFEIKDPGFGEVAKHLRGARVLRQDPLECLIQFLCSSNNNIARITKMVDFVSSLGLYLGEVEGFEFHQFPSLERLSRVSEDELRKAGFGYRAKYITGTVSALQSKPGGGDEWLLSLRKLDLQDAIAALCTLPGVGPKVAACIALFSLDQHSAIPVDTHVWQIATRYLVPDLAGAKLTLKLCSRVAEAFVSKYGEYAGWAQTLLFIAELPAQKALLQSSQSIQLVKSSEKKK; from the exons ATGAAGAGACCTCGACCCCCATCTCCACCGTCGATCTCCGCCGCCGCAAAACCACCACTTTCTCCTCCCCCTACTCCGATTCTCAAACAGAAGCTACAAAGAACAGGAGCACCAAAATGGCTCCCGTTAAAACTCACCCAAACGGAGCTCACGCTGCCGTTAACATTCCCGACGGGTCAAACATTCCGGTGGAAACAAACCGGACCGGTTCAGTACAGCGGATCGATCGGTCCTCACCTCGTCTCTCTCCGCCAGCGTGCAGGAGACGACGACACGATTTCCTACTGCCTCCACCGCAGCGCAAGCCCTAAAGCCGCAGAGCTCGCGCTGCTCGATTTCCTCAACGCCGAGATCTCGCTAGCCGAGCTGTGGTCCGATTTCGAGATAAAGGATCCTGGATTCGGAGAGGTGGCGAAGCATCTCCGCGGGGCGCGTGTGCTGAGGCAGGATCCGTTGGAGTGTTTGATTCAGTTTCTGTGCTCGTCGAACAACAACATCGCGAGGATTACGAAGATGGTGGATTTCGTCTCGTCTTTGGGGTTGTATCTGGGTGAGGTTGAGGGGTTTGAGTTTCATCAGTTCCCGTCGTTGGAAAGGTTGTCTAGGGTTTCTGAGGATGAGCTTAGGAAGGCTGGTTTTGGATACAG AGCGAAGTACATAACGGGTACAGTGAGTGCTTTGCAGTCGAAGCCAGGTGGTGGCGATGAATGGCTTCTGTCTCTACGCAAACTGGATCTCCAAGATGCGATTGCTGCTCTGTGTACATTGCCTGGGGTTGGTCCGAAGGTAGCAGCTTGCATAGCTCTGTTTTCCCTTGATCAGCATAGTGCCATTCCCGTTGATACGCATGTCTGGCAG ATCGCAACAAGGTACCTTGTGCCAGACCTTGCTGGTGCCAAACTGACGCTTAAACTCTGCAGCCGAGTGGCAGAAGCATTTGTGTCTAAATATGGGGAATATGCTGGTTGGGCTCAGACATTGCTCTTCATTGCTGAGTTACCCGCACAGAAAGCTCTCTTGCAGTCCTCACAGTCTATCCAACTGGTTAAATCTTCGGAAAAGAAAAAGTAA
- the LOC106292744 gene encoding proteasome subunit beta type-3-A: MSIFEYNGSAVVAMVGKNCFAIASDRRLGVQLQTIATDFQRISKIHDRVFIGLSGLATDVQTLYQRLVFRHKLYQLREERDMKPETFASLVSAILYEKRFGPYLCQPVIAGLGEDDKPFICTMDSIGAKELAKDFVVSGTASESLYGACEAMYKPDMEAEELFETISQALLLSVDRDCLSGWGGHVYVVTPTEIKERILKGRMD, from the exons ATGTCG ATCTTCGAGTACAATGGAAGCGCCGTTGTGGCTATGGTTGGGAAGAACTGTTTCGCCATCGCCAGTGATCGTAGGCTCGGTGTGCAGCTCCAGACAATCGCCACCGACTTCCAGAGAATCTCCAAGATCCACGATCGCGTCTTCATCGGCCTCTCTGGTCTCGCCACCGATGTCCAAACACT GTACCAGCGCTTGGTGTTTCGTCATAAGCTCTACCAGCTTCGTGAAGAGAGAGACATGAAGCCTGAGACTTTCGCTAGTCTTGTCTCCGCCATTCTTTACGAGAAAAG ATTTGGTCCTTACTTATGCCAACCAGTTATTGCTGGCTTGGGAGAAGATGACAAGCCCTTTATTTGCACCATGGACTCCATTGGAGCCAA GGAGTTAGCTAAAGATTTTGTTGTCTCTGGAACTGCTTCAGAATCTCTGTATGGTGCCTGCGAAGCTATGTACAAGCCAGATATG GAAGCTGAGGAACTATTCGAGACAATATCGCAAGCACTTCTGTTGTCAGTTGACCGTGATTGTCTGAGTGGTTGGGGAGGGCATGTCTACGTTGT GACACCAACTGAGATTAAAGAGAGGATCCTAAAGGGAAGGATGGACTGA
- the LOC106294380 gene encoding uncharacterized protein LOC106294380 has protein sequence MDSFFTGFVHSLGNFFGSPLDFLSGKSCSTLCPSPWDVLCYVENFCVASLAKAALILIVAYLFLFFIYMLYKIGFWHCIIHGFFRFLWALVSCWFYILSNCCTFFCYDLLHTKRRRRRRNRRYSEDGYDYSDEDNDDGGSFRYHRSRREMRKEERLRKSLRPRSHRVRVGVRKDHPTFDLGLSQHAGGGPGGVGPVHGIRVSRESQFAQKGSKRRARVYHGPRRI, from the exons ATGGACTCGTTCTTCACTGGTTTCGTTCATTCTCTCGGAAACTTCTTTGGTTCTCCGCTTGACTTTCTCTCTGGAAAATCTTGCAG TACGCTCTGTCCATCACCGTGGGATGTGTTGTGCTACGTCGAGAATTTCTGCGTGGCTAGTCTTGCTAAAGCCGCCTTGATCCTAATCGTAGCCTACTTGTTTCTATTCTTCATCTACATGTTATACAAAATTGGTTTCTGGCATTGTATCATCCACGGTTTCTTCAGATTCCTCTGGGCTTTAGTCTCTTGTTGGTTCTACATTCTTAGCAATTGCTGCACTTTCTTCTGCTATGATCTGCTACACACCAAACGCAGAAGAAGACGTAGAAACCGCAGATATTCAGAGGATGGTTATGATTATAGTGACGAAGACAATGATGATGGTGGGTCGTTTAGATACCATAGGTCGAGACGAGAAATGAGAAAAGAAGAGCGTCTTAGAAAGTCTCTGAGACCGAGGAGCCATCGTGTTAGAGTTGGTGTGAGAAAAGATCATCCTACTTTTGACTTAGGCTTGAGCCAACATGCTGGTGGTGGACCTGGTGGTGTTGGTCCGGTTCATGGTATTAGAGTGAGCAGAGAGTCTCAATTCGCACAGAAAGGTTCAAAACGAAGAGCTCGGGTTTACCATGGTCCTCGGAGAATCTGA